A single genomic interval of Methylophilales bacterium MBRSF5 harbors:
- a CDS encoding proline--tRNA ligase (catalyzes the formation of prolyl-tRNA(Pro) from proline and tRNA(Pro)): protein MKTSQFFISTLKEAPQDAELKSHQLMVRAGYVKRLSSGLYTWMPIGLRVLRKIENIIREEMNASGAVELLMPAIQPAELWQETGRWQQFGPQMLKINDRHENEFCFGPTHEEVITDIARKELNSYKQLPINFYQIQTKFRDEIRPRFGVMRAREFLMKDAYSFHANENCLQKMYELMFETYNRIFSRIGLQFRSVAADSGAIGGDASHEFHVLADSGEDVIAYSDQSEYAANIEKASTVFKKASKENKVPNEKVHTPEITTIEALQEFFKIDTQSILKAVVFNHDDELVICFVPGNREINLVKLEKIIGSNRFRVAKDEELKKHGLIPGFIGPEGNEHIRKLFDHSIIEMENMVCGANEEHYHFTNFQSINTEKFVDITNVLEGDVSPDESGKLKFCRGIEVGHIFQLGKKYSESMQASILNEEGKSQTMTMGCYGIGVSRIVAAAIEQNNDENGMILPKSIAPFELIIVPIGYHKNDKVRAQANKIYADLLESGIDVILDDRDARPGIMFAESDLVGIPNRLVIGEKSLNENKVEFKSRSESSPEMINISDLVQFIKSKI from the coding sequence ATGAAAACAAGTCAATTCTTTATATCAACTTTGAAAGAGGCTCCTCAAGATGCTGAACTCAAAAGTCATCAATTAATGGTTCGAGCTGGCTATGTTAAGAGATTGAGTTCAGGACTCTACACATGGATGCCGATTGGCTTGAGAGTGTTAAGAAAAATTGAAAATATTATTAGAGAAGAAATGAATGCTTCTGGGGCGGTAGAGTTATTGATGCCAGCGATTCAGCCTGCAGAGTTATGGCAAGAAACAGGTCGGTGGCAGCAATTTGGCCCACAAATGCTCAAAATAAATGATCGGCATGAGAATGAATTTTGTTTTGGCCCGACACATGAAGAAGTCATCACCGACATTGCCCGAAAAGAACTTAATAGTTATAAGCAACTTCCTATCAACTTCTATCAGATCCAAACAAAATTTCGTGATGAAATTCGTCCTCGTTTTGGTGTAATGCGAGCCAGAGAATTTTTAATGAAAGATGCTTATTCCTTTCACGCGAATGAAAATTGTTTGCAGAAAATGTATGAATTGATGTTTGAAACTTACAATCGAATTTTTTCAAGAATTGGTCTTCAATTTAGATCAGTAGCTGCTGACTCTGGGGCGATTGGTGGTGATGCATCACATGAATTTCATGTGTTAGCTGATTCTGGAGAGGATGTAATCGCTTATTCTGATCAATCTGAATATGCCGCCAACATTGAAAAGGCATCAACGGTATTTAAAAAGGCATCCAAAGAAAATAAGGTACCTAATGAAAAAGTACACACTCCTGAAATAACAACTATAGAGGCTCTTCAAGAGTTTTTTAAAATAGATACACAAAGTATTTTAAAGGCGGTCGTTTTTAACCACGATGATGAGCTGGTCATTTGTTTTGTGCCGGGCAATCGGGAAATTAATCTGGTTAAACTAGAAAAAATAATCGGTAGCAACCGCTTCAGGGTGGCAAAAGATGAGGAGCTGAAAAAGCATGGTTTAATTCCTGGATTTATTGGGCCTGAGGGGAATGAACATATCAGAAAGTTGTTTGATCACTCCATCATTGAAATGGAAAATATGGTCTGTGGAGCAAACGAGGAACATTATCACTTCACAAACTTTCAATCGATCAATACTGAAAAATTTGTGGATATCACAAATGTGTTAGAGGGAGATGTCAGCCCTGATGAATCTGGTAAGCTTAAATTTTGCAGAGGAATTGAGGTAGGTCATATCTTTCAACTAGGAAAGAAATACTCTGAATCTATGCAAGCCTCGATTCTTAATGAGGAAGGCAAATCTCAAACCATGACGATGGGATGTTATGGCATTGGTGTGTCAAGAATTGTAGCTGCAGCCATCGAGCAAAATAATGATGAGAATGGCATGATCTTGCCAAAAAGTATTGCTCCATTTGAATTGATTATTGTACCAATTGGGTATCATAAAAATGACAAGGTCAGAGCTCAGGCTAATAAAATTTATGCAGACTTATTGGAAAGTGGTATTGATGTCATTCTAGATGACCGTGATGCGCGTCCAGGAATTATGTTTGCAGAATCTGATTTGGTAGGCATTCCTAATAGATTAGTGATAGGCGAAAAAAGCCTCAACGAAAACAAAGTAGAATTTAAATCGAGATCAGAATCGAGTCCGGAAATGATTAATATTTCCGATCTTGTTCAATTTATAAAATCAAAAATATAA
- a CDS encoding prolyl-tRNA synthetase has protein sequence MRTIYTILFTLFISLNIQAEILPEAKLEMKIPLAKEPSTRPMTVAYIPGEKKYYIADGGLSPVGNEPFSKSQVHVYDEKGAYIKSFSPGFDNRSIYYNENSKTLETVTYNVSSAAGFFPNTGIFKLELDDQGLLTNKSDTVSRFSETFGSAGTMPTYDAKNNQYFAKQEKSNIVIVIDGTSNDIKKEIALDFSAAEVEHHDVTDHYAAFTNVPGHELILLDVDHKRFLVFNLDGKLVGTSELAKDLKIRAKNHFNGLGYTNNGLFFLYIDSEGEFGTYHAYKVLN, from the coding sequence ATGAGAACCATCTACACCATTTTATTTACACTTTTTATTTCACTTAATATTCAAGCTGAAATACTGCCTGAAGCTAAATTAGAAATGAAGATTCCTTTAGCTAAGGAACCGTCAACACGACCTATGACGGTTGCTTACATTCCTGGTGAAAAAAAGTATTATATTGCCGATGGTGGGTTATCACCTGTTGGGAATGAGCCTTTCTCAAAATCACAAGTTCATGTTTATGATGAAAAGGGAGCCTACATCAAATCATTTTCCCCAGGTTTTGATAATCGTTCAATTTATTACAATGAAAATTCTAAAACTCTAGAGACTGTTACCTACAATGTATCGAGTGCAGCGGGATTTTTTCCAAATACAGGAATCTTCAAGCTTGAACTAGATGATCAGGGGTTACTAACAAACAAGTCTGACACTGTATCAAGATTTTCAGAAACTTTCGGTAGCGCTGGGACTATGCCAACTTACGATGCCAAAAACAATCAGTACTTTGCTAAGCAAGAAAAGAGTAACATTGTTATAGTCATAGATGGGACTTCAAATGACATTAAAAAAGAAATTGCTCTCGATTTTTCTGCTGCTGAAGTTGAGCATCATGACGTGACTGACCATTACGCTGCATTTACAAATGTTCCTGGGCACGAACTCATTTTACTCGACGTAGACCACAAAAGGTTTTTGGTATTCAATTTAGATGGAAAGTTAGTCGGGACTTCAGAGCTTGCAAAGGATTTAAAAATTAGAGCAAAAAATCATTTCAATGGATTAGGATATACCAATAACGGCTTGTTCTTTTTATATATTGATTCTGAAGGTGAGTTTGGTACTTATCACGCATACAAGGTATTGAATTAA
- a CDS encoding S-adenosylmethionine tRNA ribosyltransferase encodes MNIEEFNYTLPEELIAQHPTDKRSDSRLLQLNPNTEEIIDNNFTNFLSLINHNDLLVFNDTKVIKARIHGHKKSGGKVEVLIEKIINQNSFVGHIGTSKKINAGLEIMVGNFKLTVKDRDENMFIIETNDDIFNIIDCHGKLPLPPYINRDNEDFDDDRYQTVFAKHDGAIAAPTAGLHFDDQFFLELSKQNLNFSFITLHVGSGTFQPVRNSNITDHKMHSEEFMISQDVYDRIEQTKKNGGRIIAIGTTVLRALESAYAQPKKDSNFQKTNIFIYPGYQFKIVDSLFTNFHLPKSTLIMLVSAFAGHSFTMTAYAHAVKEKYRFFSYGDAMFIEQKLTTEDK; translated from the coding sequence ATGAATATAGAAGAATTTAATTACACACTGCCAGAAGAATTGATCGCACAACACCCGACAGATAAACGGTCCGATAGTCGATTACTGCAGCTCAATCCAAACACTGAAGAAATTATTGATAATAATTTTACAAATTTTTTATCTCTTATAAATCATAACGACCTCCTTGTTTTTAATGATACAAAGGTAATAAAAGCTCGGATCCATGGTCATAAAAAAAGTGGCGGCAAAGTCGAAGTATTGATCGAAAAAATAATCAATCAAAATTCATTTGTTGGTCATATTGGAACATCCAAAAAAATTAATGCTGGATTAGAAATTATGGTCGGTAATTTTAAACTGACGGTAAAAGATCGGGATGAAAATATGTTTATCATCGAGACCAATGATGATATTTTTAACATCATCGATTGTCATGGGAAACTTCCCCTACCCCCATACATTAATAGAGATAACGAGGATTTTGATGATGATCGTTATCAAACTGTTTTTGCTAAACATGATGGCGCTATTGCTGCGCCAACGGCCGGTCTTCATTTTGATGATCAATTTTTTTTAGAATTATCAAAACAAAACTTAAACTTTAGCTTCATCACGCTGCATGTTGGTTCTGGCACATTTCAGCCTGTTCGTAATTCAAATATAACTGACCATAAAATGCATTCGGAAGAATTCATGATTAGCCAAGATGTATATGATCGAATAGAGCAAACAAAAAAAAATGGCGGGAGAATCATTGCGATTGGTACCACTGTTTTGCGGGCTCTGGAATCGGCTTACGCCCAACCCAAGAAAGACTCGAACTTTCAAAAAACTAATATTTTTATTTATCCAGGTTATCAATTTAAAATAGTCGATAGCTTATTCACCAATTTTCACTTACCAAAGAGTACTTTAATTATGTTGGTCTCGGCATTCGCTGGTCATTCGTTTACAATGACAGCCTATGCACATGCTGTTAAAGAAAAGTACCGATTTTTCAGTTACGGTGACGCAATGTTTATTGAACAAAAATTAACCACAGAAGACAAATGA
- a CDS encoding cytochrome B559 subunit alpha, with protein sequence MTQSLILLLAYPLSAFADWELNMREGVTPISQKVYDMHMVSLWVVTIIGILVFGIMFWSIFHHRKSRGVKPAKFSHSTTVEIIWTAIPLLIIIGLAIPATKLLIEMDDTSDTALTVKAVGYQWKWKYEYLEDDLTIYSNLDEKSVELSQRVDTVNPMEHSDYLLDVDEPLVLPTNTKIRILTTANDVIHAWWVPDLGWKRDAIPGFINDNWTMINEPGTYRGQCAEICGKGHGYMPIVVKAVSMDEYKIWVAEKKQEQVAAAEASSKEMSMEELMTKGEAVYKANCLACHQANGEGVQGVFPAVAGSQLATKPENLQAHITQIIYGKNLMPAFGEQLNDGDIASVVTYTRNAFGNDTGDVVQAADVAAERK encoded by the coding sequence ATTACTCAATCGTTAATATTATTATTAGCTTACCCACTATCTGCTTTTGCTGACTGGGAACTAAATATGCGTGAGGGTGTTACTCCAATCAGTCAAAAAGTTTATGACATGCACATGGTGTCCTTATGGGTTGTGACCATTATCGGTATCCTTGTGTTCGGTATCATGTTTTGGTCTATATTTCATCACAGAAAATCAAGAGGCGTAAAACCTGCAAAATTTTCACACAGCACAACAGTTGAAATTATTTGGACAGCTATTCCTCTACTTATTATTATTGGTCTTGCTATTCCTGCAACTAAACTACTAATTGAAATGGATGACACATCCGATACAGCACTTACAGTAAAAGCAGTAGGCTACCAGTGGAAATGGAAATACGAGTACCTTGAAGATGATCTAACTATCTACAGTAACCTGGATGAGAAAAGTGTTGAATTAAGTCAGCGAGTTGATACTGTCAATCCAATGGAGCATTCTGATTACTTACTAGATGTAGATGAACCACTCGTTTTACCAACCAATACCAAAATTAGGATATTAACTACAGCCAATGATGTGATCCACGCATGGTGGGTTCCGGATCTTGGGTGGAAGCGTGACGCAATCCCTGGTTTCATTAACGATAACTGGACTATGATTAATGAGCCTGGAACATATCGTGGCCAATGTGCTGAGATTTGTGGTAAAGGCCATGGTTACATGCCTATCGTTGTCAAAGCTGTTTCTATGGATGAATACAAAATTTGGGTGGCAGAGAAGAAACAAGAACAGGTAGCAGCGGCCGAGGCATCTAGTAAAGAAATGTCGATGGAAGAACTTATGACTAAAGGTGAAGCCGTTTACAAGGCTAACTGTTTGGCATGTCACCAAGCTAACGGTGAAGGCGTTCAGGGTGTTTTCCCTGCGGTAGCTGGAAGTCAGCTAGCGACTAAACCAGAAAATTTACAAGCTCACATTACGCAGATCATCTACGGTAAGAACTTAATGCCAGCATTCGGTGAACAGTTGAATGATGGTGACATTGCGTCAGTAGTCACATACACACGAAACGCATTTGGTAATGATACAGGAGACGTTGTTCAAGCAGCCGATGTTGCAGCGGAACGCAAATAA
- a CDS encoding cytochrome oxidase subunit I — MSTVAHEHDHHHAPTGLKRWIFSTNHKDIGTLYLIFSLMMFFIGGAMAMIIRAELFQPGLQFVDPQFYNSMVTVHALIMIFGAVMPAGVGLANWMIPLMIGAPDMALPRMNNMSFWILPFGFALLISTLFMNGGGPAGGWTMYPPLVLQLGDAFPFLIFTVHILGISSIMGAINIIATVFNMRAPGMTLMKMPLFVWTWVITAFLLIASLPVLAGAVTMLLTDKYFGTSFFNAAGGGDPVLFQHIFWFFGHPEVYILALPAFGIVSTIIPTFARKPLFGYASMVYATASIAILSFFVWAHHMFTVGMPIKGELFFMYATMLIAVPTGVKVFNWMATMWRGAMTFEAPMLFSIAFVILFTIGGFSGLMLGITPVDFQYHDTYFVVAHFHYVLLTGAVFSLMAAAYYWLPKWTGYMYDEKLAKIHFWLSTIAANVLFFPQHFLGLAGMPRRIPDYNIVFADFNMISSIGGFAYGISQLLFVYIVIKCALGGKKAKAQAWEGAKGLEWTVPSPAPFHTFETPPKLTKSMLEN, encoded by the coding sequence ATGAGTACAGTAGCACACGAACATGATCATCATCATGCTCCAACCGGTCTAAAGCGTTGGATTTTTTCAACCAACCATAAGGACATTGGAACACTCTATTTAATTTTCTCATTGATGATGTTTTTCATCGGTGGTGCAATGGCAATGATTATTAGGGCTGAATTATTTCAGCCGGGATTACAATTTGTTGATCCACAATTTTATAACTCAATGGTTACCGTTCATGCCCTCATCATGATTTTTGGTGCCGTTATGCCTGCTGGCGTTGGGTTAGCGAACTGGATGATTCCTTTAATGATTGGTGCCCCTGACATGGCCCTTCCTCGTATGAATAATATGAGTTTCTGGATACTTCCTTTTGGTTTTGCTTTATTGATCAGTACACTCTTCATGAATGGTGGCGGTCCAGCTGGTGGTTGGACGATGTATCCACCACTTGTGTTACAGCTAGGTGATGCCTTTCCGTTTTTGATATTTACAGTGCATATTTTGGGTATTTCATCAATCATGGGTGCAATTAACATTATTGCAACCGTATTTAATATGCGTGCTCCAGGCATGACATTAATGAAAATGCCATTATTCGTTTGGACTTGGGTGATTACAGCATTCTTACTTATTGCTTCTCTTCCAGTATTAGCTGGTGCCGTGACAATGTTACTAACCGATAAATATTTCGGTACAAGTTTCTTCAATGCTGCAGGCGGTGGTGATCCAGTGTTGTTCCAACATATCTTTTGGTTTTTCGGACACCCTGAGGTATATATTTTAGCGCTTCCAGCATTTGGTATCGTTTCAACAATTATTCCTACATTCGCAAGAAAACCACTATTTGGTTATGCATCGATGGTTTACGCGACAGCATCGATTGCAATCCTCTCATTCTTTGTTTGGGCTCACCATATGTTTACTGTGGGTATGCCTATCAAGGGTGAATTATTCTTTATGTATGCCACGATGTTGATTGCTGTGCCAACGGGCGTGAAAGTCTTTAACTGGATGGCAACAATGTGGAGAGGTGCGATGACCTTTGAGGCGCCTATGCTGTTCTCAATCGCATTCGTTATATTATTTACGATTGGTGGTTTCTCAGGACTGATGCTAGGTATTACACCAGTTGATTTCCAATATCACGACACTTATTTTGTTGTGGCTCACTTCCATTATGTTCTCTTAACTGGTGCAGTGTTCTCACTGATGGCTGCGGCTTACTACTGGTTACCAAAATGGACAGGTTACATGTACGACGAGAAGCTTGCGAAGATACACTTCTGGTTATCTACAATTGCTGCTAACGTACTGTTTTTCCCACAACACTTCCTTGGTCTAGCTGGTATGCCAAGAAGAATTCCTGACTACAATATTGTATTTGCAGATTTCAACATGATCTCAAGTATCGGTGGATTTGCATACGGTATTAGTCAGTTACTGTTTGTATACATTGTTATCAAATGTGCACTGGGTGGCAAGAAAGCCAAGGCTCAGGCATGGGAAGGTGCAAAAGGTCTTGAATGGACAGTTCCATCACCAGCACCATTCCACACATTTGAAACACCTCCAAAGCTAACTAAATCAATGCTTGAAAATTAG
- a CDS encoding cysteine synthase — protein MISKQKGVKKTTTILFVVTILMFGFGYAMVPLYDAFCQITGLNGKTQRVTEGAGEASPLIDREVRILFDSNVNGDLPWRLKPSLKSLKVQPGKFYDATYTVTNMADIPVVGQAIPSVSPQIASLYFKKSECFCFVNQVLEPGETKDMLVRFEVDQDLPKDVGALTLSYTFFRAKGDNS, from the coding sequence ATGATCTCAAAACAGAAAGGCGTAAAGAAGACTACGACCATCTTATTTGTAGTTACAATTTTGATGTTCGGTTTTGGTTACGCAATGGTACCCTTGTATGATGCTTTTTGCCAAATTACTGGCTTAAATGGCAAAACTCAAAGGGTAACCGAAGGTGCAGGGGAGGCGTCACCTTTAATTGATCGTGAGGTCAGGATACTTTTCGATTCCAATGTAAATGGTGATTTACCGTGGAGATTGAAACCTTCATTAAAATCGTTGAAAGTTCAACCAGGAAAGTTCTACGATGCCACATATACTGTGACTAATATGGCTGATATACCCGTAGTGGGCCAGGCTATACCAAGTGTATCCCCCCAGATAGCATCATTGTATTTTAAGAAATCAGAATGTTTTTGTTTTGTGAATCAGGTCTTAGAGCCTGGAGAAACCAAAGATATGCTGGTAAGATTTGAGGTAGATCAAGATTTGCCTAAAGATGTTGGAGCCCTGACACTCTCCTATACTTTCTTTAGAGCAAAAGGTGATAATTCATAA
- a CDS encoding MFS transporter, with protein MAAKDIYYVPESSKWPIFGSFALFVLFIGASLFFSGNANANVVLYIGIALVAYMFVGWFNDVIGESRSGKYNGQVDVSFRMGMGWFIFSEVMFFAAFFGALYYARMYSIPWLGGLGSGTATHEFLWSAFEAAWPLSVTPDPTNFDQPSDVVPAFGVPAINTLILLTSGVTVTFAHWALKNSKRTSLNLWLAATVLLGFVFVYFQAEEYIHAYNDLNLKLSSGIYGSTFYLLTGFHGFHVTMGAVMLLVILLRTMRGHFSKKDHFAFEAVAWYWHFVDVVWLGLFIFVYWI; from the coding sequence ATGGCAGCTAAAGATATTTATTACGTTCCTGAAAGCAGTAAATGGCCAATTTTTGGTAGTTTTGCATTGTTTGTTTTGTTTATCGGAGCATCTTTATTTTTTTCTGGTAACGCAAACGCTAATGTAGTCCTCTATATAGGAATTGCTTTGGTTGCATATATGTTTGTGGGTTGGTTTAATGACGTGATCGGTGAAAGTCGTTCAGGCAAATACAACGGACAGGTCGATGTCAGCTTCAGAATGGGTATGGGATGGTTTATTTTCTCTGAGGTGATGTTTTTTGCAGCATTCTTTGGAGCTCTTTATTACGCAAGAATGTATTCTATTCCCTGGTTAGGTGGTCTCGGTTCAGGAACCGCCACGCATGAATTCTTGTGGTCAGCTTTTGAAGCAGCATGGCCACTCAGTGTTACACCTGATCCAACAAACTTCGATCAACCAAGTGACGTGGTTCCTGCTTTTGGTGTTCCAGCAATTAACACACTAATTCTCTTGACCAGTGGGGTTACTGTCACTTTCGCACATTGGGCTCTAAAAAATAGTAAACGAACAAGTCTAAATTTATGGCTTGCAGCGACTGTATTGCTTGGTTTTGTATTCGTTTACTTCCAGGCTGAAGAATACATCCATGCATATAATGACCTTAACCTTAAATTAAGTTCAGGAATCTACGGATCAACTTTCTATTTGCTTACAGGCTTCCACGGTTTCCATGTAACTATGGGTGCCGTTATGCTTCTAGTAATTTTATTAAGAACTATGAGAGGGCACTTTAGTAAAAAAGATCATTTTGCTTTCGAAGCTGTTGCCTGGTACTGGCACTTTGTGGATGTGGTCTGGCTTGGTCTATTTATATTCGTTTATTGGATATAA
- a CDS encoding membrane protein encodes MDIQAIYKSIVIILLIVVILSLTSGLHFLMKDVDQSKKMVTSLTIRVTLSIILFLMIIIGFKLGLIQPNHM; translated from the coding sequence ATGGATATTCAAGCTATTTATAAATCAATCGTAATTATTCTTTTAATTGTCGTTATTTTATCACTAACAAGCGGCTTACATTTCTTAATGAAGGATGTCGATCAGAGTAAAAAGATGGTAACCTCTTTGACGATTCGAGTCACGTTATCTATTATTTTATTTCTCATGATCATCATCGGTTTTAAGCTTGGGCTAATTCAGCCAAATCACATGTAA
- a CDS encoding cytochrome C oxidase subunit I, which translates to MNFYKRLTFFATVLALIVVSFGAYTRLTDSGLGCPDWPGCYGTLSVPESIDQIEKAQAVYPDSPVEVEKAWIEMIHRYIAGILGVMILVIAFMSIKLRDQINYSLKWPFFLLGLVIFQAALGMWTVTLLLKPAVVSSHLLGGMTVLGILTFLMHRNYGTHRENFVSNPFERKIIRFSLVLLFIQIALGGWTSTNYAALACTDYPTCHGSLIPEMDFSNAFTIFRELGVTSLGEPLSLEALHAIQWVHRVGAIVLLIYLLFVAYILKVNQGFNMWRNALILVITLQFIIGIANLLLHLPIVLATLHNLGAALLVVILVGINSRITKSWQN; encoded by the coding sequence ATGAATTTTTATAAAAGACTGACTTTTTTTGCCACAGTACTCGCACTAATTGTGGTGTCCTTTGGGGCGTACACTCGACTGACTGATTCAGGTCTTGGCTGTCCAGATTGGCCTGGCTGCTATGGTACCTTGAGCGTACCAGAGAGTATTGATCAGATTGAAAAGGCACAGGCAGTATATCCTGACAGCCCTGTTGAGGTTGAAAAAGCATGGATAGAGATGATCCATCGTTACATTGCTGGAATTCTAGGCGTCATGATTTTAGTGATCGCTTTCATGTCAATCAAACTCAGAGACCAAATTAATTATTCACTTAAATGGCCATTTTTTTTACTTGGGTTAGTAATTTTTCAGGCCGCACTCGGAATGTGGACAGTGACCTTGCTCTTAAAGCCTGCTGTTGTGTCGTCACATTTACTTGGAGGTATGACGGTCCTTGGCATCTTAACTTTCCTGATGCATCGCAATTATGGAACGCATAGAGAAAATTTTGTTTCTAATCCCTTTGAAAGAAAGATCATCAGATTTTCCCTAGTCTTATTATTTATTCAAATTGCCTTAGGTGGTTGGACCAGTACTAATTATGCTGCGCTAGCATGTACAGACTATCCAACATGCCATGGTTCCCTCATTCCAGAGATGGATTTTTCTAATGCCTTTACTATTTTTCGAGAGCTTGGAGTGACATCATTAGGAGAGCCATTGTCATTAGAGGCGCTTCATGCAATTCAATGGGTTCATCGAGTTGGGGCCATAGTACTTTTAATTTACTTATTGTTTGTTGCCTATATCCTTAAAGTGAATCAAGGTTTTAATATGTGGAGAAATGCATTAATCCTTGTCATTACTTTGCAATTTATTATAGGTATTGCTAATCTTTTACTTCATTTGCCAATTGTTCTTGCTACTCTTCATAATTTAGGCGCAGCATTACTGGTAGTGATTTTAGTCGGTATTAATTCAAGAATTACAAAATCATGGCAAAACTAG
- a CDS encoding protoheme IX farnesyltransferase (converts protoheme IX and farnesyl diphosphate to heme O): protein MAKLGTTNMRPLLSLDALKSFYALTKPRVCALIVFTAIIGMFLATPGMVPIEILFFSSVGIAFVSGAAAAFNCLIEEKIDAMMARTRGRPLPLGQVSQRETIIFSSLLGGLGLYLLYAFVNPLTAWLTLLTFFAYAVIYTVFLKPATPMNIVIGGASGAMPPVLGWAAVTNQVTPESLILFLIIFCWTPPHFWALALYRRKEYEKVGMPMLPVTHGEKYTRLQIVLYTVILVIVTMMPFSVGMAGLIYIIFATLLNAYFLFYTVMLYRKYSDKLSMKIFRYSIWYLGLIFLAFLIDHYFKFKFI from the coding sequence ATGGCAAAACTAGGCACAACAAATATGAGGCCATTATTAAGTCTCGATGCCCTTAAGAGCTTTTATGCCTTAACCAAACCCAGGGTGTGTGCCCTCATTGTCTTTACGGCAATCATTGGTATGTTTTTGGCAACACCTGGAATGGTTCCTATAGAAATTTTATTTTTCTCATCTGTGGGTATTGCTTTTGTATCAGGGGCTGCAGCTGCATTTAATTGCTTAATCGAAGAAAAGATTGATGCCATGATGGCAAGAACGAGAGGAAGACCACTTCCCCTCGGTCAAGTATCTCAGAGGGAGACCATAATCTTTTCAAGTTTGCTTGGCGGGTTAGGCTTGTACCTCCTTTATGCCTTTGTCAATCCATTAACCGCATGGCTCACTTTACTTACATTCTTCGCCTATGCGGTAATTTATACAGTTTTTCTAAAACCAGCAACGCCAATGAATATTGTGATTGGTGGAGCATCTGGGGCTATGCCTCCAGTTCTTGGATGGGCTGCAGTTACCAATCAAGTGACTCCTGAATCGTTAATCCTTTTCTTAATTATATTTTGTTGGACGCCTCCACACTTTTGGGCTTTGGCATTGTATCGTAGAAAAGAATATGAGAAGGTTGGGATGCCTATGCTCCCTGTGACTCACGGTGAAAAGTATACGAGATTACAAATCGTTTTATATACAGTTATTTTAGTTATCGTGACCATGATGCCATTTAGTGTCGGCATGGCAGGGTTGATTTATATCATCTTCGCCACCTTGCTGAATGCTTATTTCTTATTCTATACGGTGATGCTATATCGCAAATATTCTGATAAACTTAGTATGAAAATATTTCGATATTCAATATGGTATTTAGGGCTAATTTTCTTAGCTTTTCTGATTGACCATTATTTTAAATTTAAATTTATTTAG
- a CDS encoding cytochrome C: protein MSKNSELRSVIETTAVVIGSFVAAVILIVLLTKDYSSNEPAAEKVVDASTTEPVAQVEVDDQSEDASDKVIDAKQIIAANCAMCHEGGLMGAPKIGSEEQWAPRIAQGKDTLVSHAINGIRTMPARGGNAKLSDEEVAAAVIDMANGAGANF from the coding sequence ATGAGTAAAAATAGTGAATTAAGAAGTGTAATTGAGACAACTGCAGTGGTGATTGGTAGCTTTGTGGCTGCTGTTATTTTAATTGTCCTTTTGACTAAAGATTATTCTTCAAATGAACCAGCAGCCGAGAAAGTAGTGGATGCCTCAACAACTGAGCCTGTAGCGCAGGTAGAGGTTGACGATCAATCAGAGGATGCTTCAGACAAAGTGATTGATGCTAAACAAATCATCGCGGCCAACTGTGCGATGTGCCATGAGGGTGGTTTAATGGGCGCACCAAAAATTGGTAGCGAAGAGCAGTGGGCTCCAAGAATAGCACAGGGTAAAGACACGCTTGTAAGTCATGCCATTAATGGTATTCGTACTATGCCAGCAAGGGGTGGAAACGCTAAGCTGAGCGATGAGGAAGTCGCGGCAGCTGTTATCGATATGGCTAATGGAGCTGGTGCAAACTTTTAA